The genomic segment TGCGGTGGCCGCCCTGGCCAGTGACGTGCTCGTCCTTGAGAGCGGCGCGATCCAGACCCGGACCGAGTATCTCGGCCACCACCTTGGCGCGGACATGAAGGCGAGCAAGGGATCCAAGGCGACGCGCACCGTGGTGCAGGTGCGGGTGATGGGAGACGCTGCGTACGTGGTCTCGAAGACCGTCTCGCCACCAACGGGTGCGGAGGGTTCGACGGGCTCGGAGATGGCAGAGCTGATGGTGCTTTCCAAGACAGCATCGGGCTGGAGCATCCGGGCCGTGCACTGGTCCTCGCGCCGGCGCCGCGCGTGACGCGCAGTGGAGCAACCGCGGGCAGACGCAGTGCTCAAGGCCGCATACTTCGGGCAGCCGCCGTCGTCGCGGCATTGCTCGCAGGTTCGACGTCACTCCTGACCGCGCACGATTTCTGGCTGGTGCCTGATGCGTTCGCTGTGACCCCGGGCGGGCGCATCGCGCTGCGTGGTCAGACGTCGAGCCTGTTCCCGAGCAGTCTGTCGGCCGTCACGCCGGATCGCATCGTGGCCGCGCGCGTGGTCACGGCCAACACGGCCGTTACGGTACGCGATGTCTCGGTGCTCGGGACATCGCTTCGACTTGCGCACCCGGCAGCAGCGGCTGGACAGCATCTGGTCGGCGTGCAGCTCGCGCCGCGGAACGTCCGCGAATCCCCTGCCAGCTTTCGTCGGTATCTCGATCTGGAGGGGGCGCCGGAGGCACGGGAGCGCTATGAGCGTGAGGGGCTGCTCCCCCGCGTGGGCGGGGACAGCATCACGCGCCGCTATGCCAAGTACGCGAAGACCGTGGTCGAAGTCGGCCGCGGGCCGCGCGCCTTTCAGCGGTTGCTGGATCACCCGCTGGAGTTCGTGCCGCTCTCCGATCCGTCGGCGCTCCGCGTCGGCGACACCTTGCGGATTCGGCTCGTGTTGCTCGGCAAACCGGCGACGTCGGCGCATCTCCATGCGGGCTCTATACCGGCCGGACCAACCGCGCTCACCGACACCGCCGCGGCACGCCGCGCCGCCGCGCGTGACGTGAAGCTGGAGACCGACGCGGGTGGCGTCGCCGCCATCGTGGTGACACAGCCCGGTCTCTGGAACATCCGTACCCTGCAGATCGTGCCCGCCGCGAAGGGCTCCGGGGCCGACTGGGATGTGCATTGGGCCACGTTGGTCTTCTCGGTCGCACGACGCTGACCGCCGACGCTCGCCTTCCCTTCAACCATAGGCATCCGATGAAGCGTCGTCTGCTTGTTGTGTGCACTGCGCTCGGCGCAGTGGCCGTCAGTATGGGCAATCGCGCCCCCGCGGATGCTCCGTCCGGCGCTACGGAGCATGGATCGTCTGGACGCGTGCTCCCGGCGCGCATCGACAGCATCGGGAGTCCCGCGGCCCCCGGAAGCGCGGAGCCGTACCTCACGGTGGGGCCAGACGGCCGGGTATACATGTCGTGGCTCGAGCCCGCGAATCCCGGCTACGCGCTTCGCTTCGCGGTGCACGATGGCACGCGCTGGTCGCCGGCCCAGACCATCGTCACGCGCAGCGACTTCTTCGTGAACTGGGCGGACTTCCCGTCGCTCGAAGTGCTCGGCGGCAACCGCCTCGCGGCGCACTGGCTGCAGCGCAATGGCACCGGCACGTATGCCTACGGGGTGCGCATCGCGCAGTCCGCCGACGGTGGCAAGACGTGGGGAGCGCCCGTCATCCCGCATCGCGACACCTCCCAGACCGAGCATGGCTTCGTCGCCATGTGGAACGAGGGTGGCACGCTCGGCGCGGTGTGGCTCGACGGCCGGAAGTTCAAGCAGCCAGGCCACGGCACGCCGGCGTCCGGCGGGCATGACGCCGGCAACGAGATGATGCTGGTGTCGACCACGTTGGACGCGAAGGGAGTGCGGGGGCCCGAGGTCCGACTGGATGAGCGCACCTGCGACTGCTGCCAGAACGCCGCCGTGATGACGAGCAGCGGGCCGATTGTCGCCTACCGCAACCGAACGACCGACGAGATCCGCGACATCTATGTCACCCGTCGAGTCGGCGCGAAATGGGTCGCCGGTGCCCCTGTTCACAACGACAACTGGAAGATTGCGGCGTGTCCGGTGAACGGGCCGGCACTCGCCGCGAGCGGCGCTCGCGTCGCCATTGCGTGGTTCACCGCCCCCGGGGACAGCGGCCGCGTCAACGTCGCCTTCTCCGACAACGCCGGCGCGACGTTCAGCGCCCCGGTGCGCGTCGACGGCGGGAGCCCCGCAGGGCGCGTGGACGTGGCGCTACTTCCTGATGGCGCCGCGCTCGTAACCTGGGTGGAGCGCGTCGGCGGCGACGTCGCCGCGGTGCGGTCCCGGCGCGTCGGGCGCGACGGCAAGGTCGGTGCGCCAATGACCATCGCCTCCAGCTCCGCGGCGCGCGCCAGCGGCTTTCCGCGCGCCGCGATCACTGGATCGAACGTGCTCTTTGCGTGGACGGTGCCCGGCCGGCCGTCGGCGCTGCGTGTTGCCCGTGCCTCGCTCGCGGAGTTTCGATGAGTTGTGGGGACCCAACGCGCCGGGCCACGGCGCTGTTCACGTTCGCATTGCTCGCGATCAGCGGCTGCACGTCAGCGGAGCGCAGCGGGAACGCCGCGGCGGGCGACGGCCGAGTGGAGGTTGGCTTTGCAGCTCCGGCGTACGCCACGGTGTCGCTTGACGGCGATTCGGTTTCGCTCGCCGGGCAGCGTGGCAAGGTCGTGCTGCTCAACGTGTGGGCGACGTGGTGTCACCCGTGCCGCACGGAGATCCCGGAGCTGCGCGCGATCCATGCGAAGTATCAGGCGCAGGGCCTGGAACTCATCGGCGTCAGCGTCGATACGGACGGCACCGACGAGGCCATCCGCACCTTCATGCGCGACTTCCAGATGACCTTCCCAATCTGGCGCGATCCGGACGAGCGGGTGTCGACACAGTTCCTCGTGGTGGGTGTGCCGGCGACGTTCCTGATCGACAAGGCAGGCGTCCTCCGCTGGCGAAAGACCGGCCCGATTGCGCCGGGCGATACGTCGCTCACGGCGGCTATCGAACGCGCGCTGGGCTCGTAGTGCAGTCCGCGTCCATTGGCGTCACCATCAGCTTCACCGCCGGCGTCCTGAGCTTCCTCTCGCCGTGCGTGCTGCCGCTCATCCCGAGCTACGTGAGCTTCATCACGGGCATGAGCCTCGACGACGTGCAGCGCTCTCGCCGGACGACGCTGCTCCACGCGCTGCTCTTCGTCGCTGGCTTCACCATCGTCTTCATGGCGCTGGGCGCCACGGCCACGGTGCTCGGCCGCCTGTTCCATCAGGAGCGCGATTGGGTGGGCCGCGTGGGCGGCGTGCTGGTGATCGTGCTCGGGCTCTACTTGCTGGGCGTCTTCAACATCGGCGCGTTCTCCCGCGAACGTCGCGTGCACATCGCGAACAAACCCCTGGGCTACCTCGGCACGGTGCTCGTGGGGATGGCGTTCGCCGCCGGGTGGACCCCGTGCATCGGCCCGATCCTGGGCGGCGTGCTCACCTACACGGCAAGTTCGGCGGACCTGAACCGCGGGCTGTTGCTGCTCTTCGCGTACTCGCTCGGGCTGGCGCTCCCGTTCCTGCTCGCCGCGCTCATGATCGACAAGTTCATGGCAGTCTTTCAGCGCTACAAAGGGGCGCTCGTGTGGATGTCGCGCGCGTCCGGGGTGTTGTTGATCGGGATCGGCATCCTGATGATCACCGGCAGCATGACCGTCCTCACGACGTGGCTGCAGCAGTGGACGCCGGACGCACTCCGCAACCGCATCTAGGGATCGGCGCGTCGAGCCGCTGACCGGCGTGGTGTCGCCTCCCTTCGCGGCTCGCGTTGCGCCTCAGCGCAACGTCTCAGGTGCGATCCGCTCCGCCCGAAGGGTGCGCTGCCC from the Gemmatimonas sp. UBA7669 genome contains:
- a CDS encoding nuclear transport factor 2 family protein, whose amino-acid sequence is MHPVLRLGALPVALGVCLLASPVAAQATRADSSAAVAVVEQFHAALTAGDSARAVAALASDVLVLESGAIQTRTEYLGHHLGADMKASKGSKATRTVVQVRVMGDAAYVVSKTVSPPTGAEGSTGSEMAELMVLSKTASGWSIRAVHWSSRRRRA
- a CDS encoding DUF4198 domain-containing protein; this encodes MTRSGATAGRRSAQGRILRAAAVVAALLAGSTSLLTAHDFWLVPDAFAVTPGGRIALRGQTSSLFPSSLSAVTPDRIVAARVVTANTAVTVRDVSVLGTSLRLAHPAAAAGQHLVGVQLAPRNVRESPASFRRYLDLEGAPEARERYEREGLLPRVGGDSITRRYAKYAKTVVEVGRGPRAFQRLLDHPLEFVPLSDPSALRVGDTLRIRLVLLGKPATSAHLHAGSIPAGPTALTDTAAARRAAARDVKLETDAGGVAAIVVTQPGLWNIRTLQIVPAAKGSGADWDVHWATLVFSVARR
- a CDS encoding sialidase family protein — its product is MSWLEPANPGYALRFAVHDGTRWSPAQTIVTRSDFFVNWADFPSLEVLGGNRLAAHWLQRNGTGTYAYGVRIAQSADGGKTWGAPVIPHRDTSQTEHGFVAMWNEGGTLGAVWLDGRKFKQPGHGTPASGGHDAGNEMMLVSTTLDAKGVRGPEVRLDERTCDCCQNAAVMTSSGPIVAYRNRTTDEIRDIYVTRRVGAKWVAGAPVHNDNWKIAACPVNGPALAASGARVAIAWFTAPGDSGRVNVAFSDNAGATFSAPVRVDGGSPAGRVDVALLPDGAALVTWVERVGGDVAAVRSRRVGRDGKVGAPMTIASSSAARASGFPRAAITGSNVLFAWTVPGRPSALRVARASLAEFR
- a CDS encoding peroxiredoxin family protein; this translates as MLAISGCTSAERSGNAAAGDGRVEVGFAAPAYATVSLDGDSVSLAGQRGKVVLLNVWATWCHPCRTEIPELRAIHAKYQAQGLELIGVSVDTDGTDEAIRTFMRDFQMTFPIWRDPDERVSTQFLVVGVPATFLIDKAGVLRWRKTGPIAPGDTSLTAAIERALGS
- a CDS encoding cytochrome c biogenesis CcdA family protein, with product MQSASIGVTISFTAGVLSFLSPCVLPLIPSYVSFITGMSLDDVQRSRRTTLLHALLFVAGFTIVFMALGATATVLGRLFHQERDWVGRVGGVLVIVLGLYLLGVFNIGAFSRERRVHIANKPLGYLGTVLVGMAFAAGWTPCIGPILGGVLTYTASSADLNRGLLLLFAYSLGLALPFLLAALMIDKFMAVFQRYKGALVWMSRASGVLLIGIGILMITGSMTVLTTWLQQWTPDALRNRI